The Miscanthus floridulus cultivar M001 chromosome 6, ASM1932011v1, whole genome shotgun sequence genomic interval ttttttacaatttagccctttttttgaaagtttctcacaaatagacccctggcggaaagaattcagaaaatggacccttagttcggcgccattgatgctggcgcctacctcggcgccagcgtctctggcgccgagctcctaggcACGAAGGATGGCATGGCAGGCagctcgacgccagtcactctagcgctgagctcggcgccgtagatcttggcgccgagcctttaatacctaCTGGGTCTGCgcctttcctctcttcttctccctctctcgccctaggaTAGCTGCCGCCGCCCTCGCTCGCGCCGCCGCCCTCACCCGCGCCGCGCGAgcgaggaagctctttatgagaggtcctcttggtcccaatttctttcaggaagctctttatgagaggttcccagttgagagcaaaagtgatttcaccaaagaggcaccactaagaggatacgataaaagaaaagaagagtggccaaaatgcatgcatggtgaggactgcctagtgcagatgttcaccgagggaatagatggaggtcgtcatttcttcaaatgcccacgagcatgggtaattgatATTACTTTTTGTTTCTTTAATATGTTtctcttgtatataacttacacgacatacttattgtagtcttccttggccgaaaaaaattgtgggttcagtaggtgggtcgatcctcgacctatatatccatatgcggagtacatctactacctacaagaccgtatcttcgatctagaaagggaagtaaGTAGCGGTTACAAGGATGACGGAcaggacaacaacaacaatggtgccaatTTACAGCAGGCACTCTGCAATCATCCATATTGCATCTGCCCTAACCACaacaacaaggggcctcccccgtcacccccgccaccaccaccaccaacaacgggaggctactatggagaaggtgcaacacaatttgctatgtggccacactactaggatgactttatctttttcacataccacatctatgtgtttgttgtttggtttaattacctaaggcatgttaggtttagtcgaaggaaactctgtacccgggttcggtacatgtagtcacatgccatttcatgtgtttcgtgtgttgatttatataatgtcGTACGTCGTTAGTTTTTTTGCAGCAAGTATTCACATTGTAATACGTCTGTATCATTAAGCGaaatattaagaccataaataatgaaaacagcCACATAATGAAAAggtcaatactatgccacattaaacaatatattaatactagaagtacgtgccgacagtagacataggggcaaatgcacttttaaatcctcagtctgaaacgtactgagtaagcaacttatcatctgagtaccagtcctctaccacaaccctgttgctgtggctaggctcacatgcattgctctgacctgcctgtcgcctgtagtaagaggCCTTCGCTTCATCTACGACCGCTACGGCCTAAGTGAAGaacacgtcgtcatcctcctccgcctgtaagcccacctctgctagagcgatgagctcgctcagtctgtcagtgtcgtcctagcctccttcgcctgcatgctcgtctctgctagagcgatgagctcgctcagtctgccagtgtcatccttaGCCTCCTGTGTCTGCatacccgcctctgctagagcaatgagctcacttagtttgccagtgtcgtcctcatcctcgtcccacTCATCAGACAACATAATCAGTGATTGAACAgtgcgaccagctcgcgatctatgctcatctaactttttctcctcataccttgcacgagccacctctgcggcatgttcctcgctgcaaccaatcccttcatgtataaaatgcaatcagttagcaacgcgattatattatttttaaaatcaggcaacgaaaaaagactttcaagcactcactggcacataatgtagcaacatgctcgttcaagacctgcatatgtactcttgtctccttccttgcctcattccttgccctctcctcctctaacttcatctgcctctccaatccccatttgttaagcccaacatcgatcgggttgcaaataccgcgctgtctagcaaactcacgcatctttttctttgtgatgtttaatgaataggctaacgtagtcaggtccatatcccctcttccatgcaattagttgtctcttcttcagttcatccaagaacttagcttgaccatcataacattcccacctgcattttctagtgctctgttcaaaagaaatattatatcatatatgtcttagcaaaagaaacaaaatacgattccatgtttaccacaaaaataacgaacctcatcatattCAATCATATGGCTGCAATAATGGCATATTCCAAGCTCCAAAggaactaggccatagttggatttaacaccacattcgcacatgacaggaggtgctttgtagattaccctttctttcttattttccttaaccctccgtggttctttcggccattggttcttaggaccatacaaccattccttgaaatgacacttcgccattgaaaacacctaaataataagacattagtacatgaacacatatagctcaagatttgaacacatacactttgcacttacttcatgcttgtttggacacacaaactccaacgtattctcagggtttatcacagctcgatcttcgcaattgcacagaggaggttcctcaagtcgtctaactgtggctaggtgcttctccttagacgtcattggcggagggttagggggggtggaacccactgcttgaagtgctcacgtggatgtcttcctctaaaccaatcgtcgaaaaggaggtgcctaggatcaaacttatctgcaccgtcgatccactgaaagaaaaggcacctctcatggtcctacacaacgaaattccaacaaaatattagtagcatacttacacaaataaagaaaaaggatagtggaaataatttcttatATTAAAACGACTGTATGTGTAGAAGCAATGCGCTGCTGtatccggatgtttcgattgaaaaacatgagccgggaaaccacagtcacagttagggacagggaggtcaggagggacgggggcatctttgctagacgcgttgaggtataattctcgaggacgacaccgttttcgccaaaactcctcccgaaatatttcttgcatctaacaaaacggatgtaatttaacaaacataaatcaaaacatcacaaataaatatcaatgagaaccataactacaatacaaccaatttcgttctaagaaacgaaagcagttaacattaaaccctaaacctagggtttcccatttgatgcacaacaatgaacccataacataactacatgcacctaggtttgctagctttttccacgcaTTGGCATCATCCAACGGTAgtataatatatatattgagggatacaatgaaaccctaagtgatgacgattcttaggttaaaaaatccgactaatatataccgaatcgatgcgaaaaaaaactaggaggggagcgagaataccttgctctcgaagatctacggatcaaatcaaggtttttaaGGTCCAATATGCAAAtttgtgaggtagggtgaagtggggagagaaaaaacccgagagggaggagaaagaagaggaagaacactCGAACAGGAAGGTTGGGACGGGGTTAAATGCTGGaagctcggtgccaagatctacggcgccgagctcggcgccaagatctacggcaccgagctcggcgccagagtgactggcgccgagctccctgccatgccATCCTCCGTgctcaggagctcggcgccagagatgcTGGCGTCGAGGTAGGCGCCAGCGTCAATGGCGCCAAGCTAAGGGTCTATTTttttgaattctttccgccaggggtctatttgtgagaaacttttaaaaaaagagctaaattgtaaaaaattcggtaACCAAATAAATGTTTTGTGTTATAATACAAAAGAAACTAAAaactagaaaaaatataaaatattttaGAGAAAAAAGGAACAAAATTGATTAGTCCTAGGTCTCTAACGCTTAACTGACGTTCAATCTAGTTCACTAGAAAAAGAATCACAACAATAACAGGAACTAATCCTAAATAATATGGATGTTATTGGAGATCGGGAACTAATCCTAAATAATATAGATGTTATCGGAGATCAATTCAGAAGGAGGGTAAACAAGAAAACACTAATTATATTTAACTAGTTAATTAGAGGGTTGTTATAGAAACAAAAGAGATGAAGAAAATAATAGAAAGACtaattttttaattatataagatGTTATAAGAGATTAATATGGAAGAGGACAAgaaatcagagtacaaataacATCATTAACTAGTTAATTAAAGTATCACATAGCAAATAAATATATATGGTAAGAATTTTATTATATATTTCTTAATATAAATATCGAGTAAAAATGTGTTTGTGTTGGCCTAGCCCCTCCTTGGCTCCGCCCCTGGGTGGGTCGTTGCCCTGAACCCAGATCCAAACCGCTCAACCCCAGTGAACCAACCTGGACCAAACCGTGTATGGAGGACGTGAACAGGTTGGGCCCGAGCGGTTTGAAACCAACAAACCCGACATTAGTCTTGCAGCCAATGAAATTTCCCATTTGTTAAGTACGATCTACGAATAGAGAGGGAGCTTTGGGCATGCAAAACTTCAGTAGAATACCCAACTGAGATGGCGCTTGAAGATGGAGCGCGTTACTAGGTGGAGAGCGAGCCCAAGGGAGCAAATCAACGAAGGGCAGTCGACATCTGCGTCAAGAAGGTCGAAGATTTTGCATTTGGTAGCGGGATGGTAGCAGCGGCGCTAGCATCCAACACCACTATaccagaggttgaagatgacctTGATGTTATTGGACTAGCTCCTTGATCATTGATATGGCCCACATGCACTTGCCAGCTGAGCGGATAACATCCTGATTGTTCAACTTGTCCAACCCATATAAGGGTTTGTTTAGGGCTGCTTCGCTCCTTGTTTTTTTAGTTTTGCTTCGTACTTTTCAGCCTATAAAGCTAGGGTCTGTTTAGGACTGTTTCGCTCCTCATTTTTTAGTTTTGCTCCATGCTTTTCAGGCTATGGAGACCCTTTAGAGCTGCTTCGCTCCTCGTTCTTTTTAGCTGTGCTCCGTGCTTATCAGCCTATAGAGCTACTCCACAAGTCCACAGCGGAAGTTAGTAGAGCAGTCTGAACCAAACCGTGAATGAAACAGGCTTTAGGTGCATGAACCGTGCGTCCGTGCCTAGCGACCGAGGTCGGCGTGCGGTTCCTCTCGCGCGCACATCGGCGGACGGCACGTCGTGAGCGAGGGACGGccgttttttttttcagtttccACGAAAAGAAAAGCCGATGCGCGTATCTGCAGAATTACTGTACATTTGAGCTAAAAAAAAGAATTACTGTGTATTTATATGGAAACACTGACACGGGCGCATTCACGCAGCTCCACTATGTACGCCAATTTCAGGAGGGATTAAAGAAAAGACctagcttttacgcaaaaaaaaagaaaagaaaagaaaagacctAGCTAACAGCATGTAGTATAACTTTTTAATGACACAATATAACGCAATAAATAAATATCCATTCACATTAGAGTCTGTTTGCCGAGGTCACCGGCTAGGCGGCTAGCAGTGCATTTTGATTCTCCGTGCCGTGCTGCAACAGGTCGAGCCGTGCCCAACCTACTTCATGCTTTTGTACATACCGTCAATGATGCTCTGCGTGAAAAGCGACACAAAAACGCACACGAAGGTCAGCGTCACCAACATCGGTAGTCCAAGCTGAGTTACCTGAAACTGCGCCCATACCTGATAGTGTttcagcagctgcggcctcttcttCTTGTACGTCGGGGTGATAAGGTCGCGCTCCATGTCGAACGGTGCAGGGTCCAGATGAACAGCCCTGATGAGCTCGAAGCCTTTGAGCTGTTGCACCAGGATTAAGAGAATGACGATGCGTCAGATCTAGTTGCGCGAGCAGCAATATCATTCTAATTCTAAATAAATAGACGACGAGGGTTTTGGTTTCGCTCTTATTACCTTCTTTTCTTTCCCCATCTTTGTAAGTTCTCCCAAGGCGAACTCTTTCGCTTTAGGGTCTTCGCATATCGTGGCAAAGTCTCCAGTTACCCCGTTCGACTCTGCCCAACGCTCCAGTGCTTGCTTGTTGGGGTTCACAACTGCAACAAGGCTTGACTCGAAGCTGTTGCCGTAGACCCAAATCTGAAGATATACCATACCAATAATGATTTAGACTAAGAAAATTAGTGGATTATGGAATTATTTGTAATCATTAGCTGCAGAACACTTAAGTGTGTAGATGAAGGCTGTTTTGAGCTGTACCGAATCAACACCAGGAGTTTGACCAAAGATGTTCTCCAGATTCTCGACCGCAACGTACTCTCCTTGTGAGAGCTTGAAAATGTTCTTCTTGCGGTCAATGATCTTCATGCTTCCGTCGGACTGCCACTCCCCAATGTCTCCTGCAGTAATAAATAGTAATAATTGACAGTGAACAACCATTATACGTGGAAAGATATCTGGACTTTTGGAAAATTTCAAAGGTATTTCAGATGGCAAGTTAAATCAGGTCTCTTTCAAGACAGTTAACAATGATCTTCCAGGAGTTAATGCACACCATAAATTGTTGACAAAGCAGGGCTATGAAAGCACCAGTTCCCTTAGACATTTTCTTGACTGCCAGTGATGCTGACATGGACATGTTCGATCAGATGCTGCAGGAATACTGGAATAGGGATCGATGATACCTGTGTGGAACCAGCCATCGACCAAAACTTCGTTTGTTAGGTCCTCTCGTTTGTAGTACCCTGAGAACAAGGTGTCCCCTCGGATGCAAATTTCACCACAAGGCGTTTCGCTCGACAGTGCATCATAACCCATCTCAGGGACAGACTCCAGGCGTACTTCGACGTATGGGACTGGAGGGCCAACAGCTCCCAGCATGGACATGTTGTTCGGCAGGGAAACGAAGGACCCAGCACAGGTTTCCGTGAGTCCTAGAGAGGGGAAAAAGGATAGGCGATTAAGATTATCAGACATTTTGGGCGACTGCTCTTTTTTTTTGTCAATTTGGAACTGTATATTTCGATGTTGATGAGGATACCGTATCCTTGAAGGACATGGGAGCATGTCACCACACGCAGATACTCCTCAACATGTCTAGATAGGGGAGCTGCGCCAGATAGAATCAATCGAACCCTTCCACCTAGTCCCCGTTTCACCTATACAGAATACAAAAGAACAAATCAAATCAGTAAATAAGTAGCGATAAGCGATAAACTGACTTCTGAAATCACAACTTCTCGCCGTTTCATTGTACCTTGGTGAAGACCAGTTTATCAAAGACTGCAGCAGCCTCTTCATGCTTGCTTCCCTTCAACATATTGCCTTGTTTGCTGCACAATCATTTGCAGTAAAAGTTAAGAGTTTGATCACTATATTAACTAAGATGTACCTTGGTGCATATAAGAAGAAAAAAACAGTATTACTATTTGTAAGCAACATTGAACAAGGTTTTCTTGAGGAAACCACCAGCTGCAATTTTATCTTGCAATCCTGAGTCAGAGATATAGAACATCAGTATCTGGATTAAGGTTTGAATAACATAAGTATTTGAATATAGCTGCTAGAAGGTATGGTAAAAAAGAATATTTAATCAAATTGCAGTATACCTCCATAAATTCTGTCCAGAACACGTGGAACAGCACAAAATACTGTTGGTTTGAGTTCTCCAATGTCTTCGACCAAGAGTTTCACATCCTGAAGCAGAATTCTTATTGATCAAATCGCGCTAATAAAAAAGGTAGCTAGTAATAGTATAGAACATGTATTTTGTATCCTTACCCCACGCCAAAATCCGATTGAAGCACCATGGCGAATGAATACCTCCTCAATCACCCGGTCAAAGATATGAGCAAGCGGAAGATAGGAAATGTAAACATCATCCCCGTGAAGCTGATAGAACAAAATAAGATTTTGTAAAAGGAAGAGACAATGCATTGGGATAGAAAACACAGGAGCAAAATATGAATGGTCTACCTGCTCGTTTGAATTGTTAAGGAACTCATCTACTGCTGAAACAATAGTAACAATGCTCTTGTTCGAGATTAGCACTCCCTTGGGATCACCAGTTGTCCCACTGGTGTACATTATTGTGCATATGTCATCCTTTTCCTTGGGTGGAAGTTCAAACTTCTCTTCACCTCCCTGTTGTTAGAACAGAAAAGATTAATCTTTCTAACTGATGTCCCAAAAAATGTATAAGTTTGAAACGGAAAACGTGCCTTAACACATTAGTAGTATTCTTGTAACTAAGCATTTATTCATTCCATATGTGATTTGGTCAGGAAGGGAGAACCTTACCAGTTGCAGAAACTCTTCCCATGAGTAGATGGACAAGCCATTCTGTTCAACTTTTTCCTTGTGCCCGGGATCAACCTTACCGAAGCTAACAATTGCTTTAATCAAAATGAAAATGAATGACTATCAGTAAGTCATATCCACTACATTATAGCTTATCCACACATCCAGGAAATTTCTCAAACTTACTCTTCAAATATTTGGTCGCATTGGGAAATGTCTTGAGCATCTGAAAAGAACAATGAATTATTTGAAACGCCCAAACAAACAAGCTGGTACAAGGTATTCTCGCTAGATCAGGCAAGTTAGATGTACACTATGCTGTGGAatattctaataaatcatcaatgTACTATTTTGTTATCTTTTTGGATATAAGGAAAATGCAAATAATGATTTTAGATTCCTGCTGTAACATTCAAATGTTGTATGAGAAAAACTTATAGGTTTGaaataggtgataaaataatGTCTTGTTTTTGTAATAACAATTTATAAGTTGCTTTAAATTCTATACATATATGCTGACAAGGGTGGAGATATTATCAAAAGGTTCCAATAAAGAAGCATACCTCTCCAATCTTCTTTTCCTCAACAAAAGCAATTTGTACCTCTGCATGGCACAATACAAATTCTACTGCCCCAGCACCTACAGCCATAAAAGTTGACGGTAGATGGAGCGGACCATTGTTATTAGCTTACCCAAACAGGACCTTTACATGTGTGCGTGTGTGACTGTACACATGTTGTGATTTGACAATTGCTTTGTGAACATGATAATTCTGAACAATTTTTATTGCTCTacagaaacaaaaaaaacttacCAAGCGTGTCATACAGTGGAACACAGTAAATGCCATGGGCATTGCAGGACTGGACAGTAAAGCAATGGAGTGCATAAGCAACAAGTAAGGGTGATAGCATTGTGGAAGTTGTGGTATGGTCAATAACCGAAAAGATGCAGAAAT includes:
- the LOC136456377 gene encoding long chain acyl-CoA synthetase 4-like isoform X2, which gives rise to MVAGSMKHLVQVEPAKEAAGGAPSAGPTYRCAAGGNGASPPAVPGLDCCWDIFRLSVEKYPDNKMLGRREIVDGKAGSYTWLTYKQVYDTVLKVGAAIRSCGVGKSGRCGIYGANSPEWVISMQSCNAHGIYCVPLYDTLGAGAVEFVLCHAEVQIAFVEEKKIGEMLKTFPNATKYLKTIVSFGKVDPGHKEKVEQNGLSIYSWEEFLQLGGEEKFELPPKEKDDICTIMYTSGTTGDPKGVLISNKSIVTIVSAVDEFLNNSNEQLHGDDVYISYLPLAHIFDRVIEEVFIRHGASIGFWRGDVKLLVEDIGELKPTVFCAVPRVLDRIYGGLQDKIAAGGFLKKTLFNVAYKYKQGNMLKGSKHEEAAAVFDKLVFTKVKRGLGGRVRLILSGAAPLSRHVEEYLRVVTCSHVLQGYGLTETCAGSFVSLPNNMSMLGAVGPPVPYVEVRLESVPEMGYDALSSETPCGEICIRGDTLFSGYYKREDLTNEVLVDGWFHTGDIGEWQSDGSMKIIDRKKNIFKLSQGEYVAVENLENIFGQTPGVDSIWVYGNSFESSLVAVVNPNKQALERWAESNGVTGDFATICEDPKAKEFALGELTKMGKEKKLKGFELIRAVHLDPAPFDMERDLITPTYKKKRPQLLKHYQSIIDGMYKSMK
- the LOC136456377 gene encoding long chain acyl-CoA synthetase 4-like isoform X1 codes for the protein MVAGSMKHLVQVEPAKEAAGGAPSAGPTYRCAAGGNGASPPAVPGLDCCWDIFRLSVEKYPDNKMLGRREIVDGKAGSYTWLTYKQVYDTVLKVGAAIRSCGVGKSGRCGIYGANSPEWVISMQSCNAHGIYCVPLYDTLGAGAVEFVLCHAEVQIAFVEEKKIGEMLKTFPNATKYLKTIVSFGKVDPGHKEKVEQNGLSIYSWEEFLQLGGEEKFELPPKEKDDICTIMYTSGTTGDPKGVLISNKSIVTIVSAVDEFLNNSNEQVDHSYFAPVFSIPMHCLFLLQNLILFYQLHGDDVYISYLPLAHIFDRVIEEVFIRHGASIGFWRGDVKLLVEDIGELKPTVFCAVPRVLDRIYGGLQDKIAAGGFLKKTLFNVAYKYKQGNMLKGSKHEEAAAVFDKLVFTKVKRGLGGRVRLILSGAAPLSRHVEEYLRVVTCSHVLQGYGLTETCAGSFVSLPNNMSMLGAVGPPVPYVEVRLESVPEMGYDALSSETPCGEICIRGDTLFSGYYKREDLTNEVLVDGWFHTGDIGEWQSDGSMKIIDRKKNIFKLSQGEYVAVENLENIFGQTPGVDSIWVYGNSFESSLVAVVNPNKQALERWAESNGVTGDFATICEDPKAKEFALGELTKMGKEKKLKGFELIRAVHLDPAPFDMERDLITPTYKKKRPQLLKHYQSIIDGMYKSMK